A DNA window from uncultured Methanoregula sp. contains the following coding sequences:
- a CDS encoding DegT/DnrJ/EryC1/StrS family aminotransferase, with translation MDIIPVARPAIGQEEISAVTEVLESGMLAAGERVLEFEQKFADYCDTTHAIAINNGTAALHAALLALDIGPGDEVIVPTFSFIATATAVSMCGAKPVFVDVDADTYTIDPARIEERISEKTRAVIGVHLFGQPFDVDAVKKVCESRNLKLVEDAAQAHGAIYNGAKVGGLGHIACFSFYATKNMITGEGGMVTTNDRALADRVRLIINHGQKEKYLHTRLGYNYRMTDLAAAIGLVQLKKLDKFNLRRRKNAEYFNTNLHAKGLVLPKIMPGVNPVYHQYVVRLTSDFPMDRAGFIDYLKLKGIGSAVHYPIPIHRQPLYNTETGPDPCPVATRLSESVLSLPVHPLLDQKELMHICDVINKVK, from the coding sequence GTGGACATTATACCAGTTGCACGGCCGGCCATCGGCCAGGAAGAGATATCGGCAGTGACCGAAGTCCTCGAATCCGGGATGCTTGCCGCCGGCGAGCGTGTTCTGGAGTTCGAACAGAAATTTGCTGATTATTGCGACACCACGCACGCGATTGCCATCAACAATGGCACTGCCGCCCTGCATGCTGCCCTCCTCGCGCTCGATATCGGCCCCGGGGACGAAGTGATCGTTCCCACGTTCTCGTTCATCGCAACGGCGACCGCGGTCTCCATGTGCGGTGCAAAACCGGTCTTTGTGGATGTTGACGCAGACACCTACACGATCGATCCCGCCCGGATCGAGGAACGTATCTCCGAGAAGACCCGGGCCGTCATAGGCGTGCATCTTTTCGGCCAGCCGTTTGATGTTGACGCCGTAAAAAAAGTCTGCGAATCCCGCAACCTGAAGCTCGTTGAGGATGCAGCCCAGGCCCACGGGGCAATCTACAATGGCGCCAAAGTTGGCGGGCTCGGGCACATTGCCTGTTTCTCGTTCTATGCAACAAAGAACATGATCACCGGGGAAGGCGGGATGGTCACTACCAATGACCGGGCACTCGCCGACCGGGTGCGCCTCATCATCAACCACGGCCAGAAGGAAAAATACCTGCACACGCGCCTTGGCTACAACTACCGTATGACCGATCTTGCGGCTGCCATCGGCCTTGTCCAGCTCAAAAAACTCGACAAGTTCAATCTCCGCCGGAGAAAAAATGCGGAATATTTCAACACCAACCTCCATGCAAAGGGGCTCGTCCTCCCCAAAATCATGCCCGGGGTAAATCCCGTGTACCACCAGTACGTGGTCCGGCTGACATCGGATTTCCCGATGGACCGGGCAGGATTCATCGACTATCTCAAGCTCAAGGGTATCGGCTCCGCGGTACATTATCCTATCCCCATTCACCGCCAGCCGCTGTATAATACGGAGACCGGCCCGGATCCCTGTCCGGTTGCAACCCGGCTTTCGGAGTCGGTCCTGAGCCTTCCGGTCCACCCGCTGCTCGACCAGAAAGAGCTCATGCACATCTGCGATGTCATCAATAAGGTGAAATAA
- a CDS encoding Gfo/Idh/MocA family oxidoreductase, protein MDVGVIGTGLMGRNHVRVYTELKSVGSVGVYDLNTAAAAEMARQHGAVAFSSLDKLLDACDAVSVCVPTQFHAGVIRQVFDAGVSVLIEKPICATSAEAEELTRHIPAGITVGVGHIERFNPVVQEIKKIVKTPLYVEMKRHNPASARVTGSTVVEDLMIHDIDILIHLFGMPRSIHSAGSVDVCSVLASCGTMPVVLSASRKSSKKIRMIYIEEEEFTIEGDFMTQEITIYRKPGQYLFEAERYVQENIIEKVMVNKLEPLKRELFTFVECARDKKPFPITPEQAIDNLRMCETILAGLKVN, encoded by the coding sequence ATGGATGTCGGTGTTATCGGCACAGGACTGATGGGGAGAAATCATGTCCGTGTCTACACCGAGCTCAAGAGCGTGGGATCGGTAGGGGTTTATGATCTCAACACCGCTGCCGCAGCAGAGATGGCCCGGCAGCACGGGGCCGTCGCGTTCTCGTCGCTCGACAAGCTTCTCGATGCCTGTGATGCGGTCAGCGTCTGCGTGCCCACGCAGTTCCATGCCGGGGTGATCCGGCAGGTCTTCGATGCCGGTGTGTCCGTGCTTATTGAAAAGCCGATCTGCGCGACCTCCGCTGAAGCTGAGGAGCTCACCCGCCACATACCTGCCGGCATCACGGTTGGTGTGGGGCATATCGAACGCTTCAACCCGGTTGTCCAGGAGATCAAAAAGATCGTAAAGACGCCTCTTTACGTTGAAATGAAACGGCACAACCCGGCGTCCGCCAGGGTAACCGGCAGCACCGTGGTCGAGGATTTGATGATTCACGACATCGATATCCTCATCCACCTTTTCGGCATGCCCCGCTCCATTCACAGTGCCGGCAGTGTCGATGTCTGCAGCGTGCTTGCCAGCTGCGGGACGATGCCGGTGGTCCTTTCAGCGAGCAGGAAATCCTCAAAGAAGATCCGGATGATCTATATCGAGGAAGAGGAGTTCACCATCGAAGGGGACTTCATGACCCAGGAGATCACCATCTACCGCAAGCCCGGGCAGTACCTGTTCGAGGCAGAGCGGTACGTGCAGGAGAATATTATTGAAAAAGTCATGGTCAACAAGCTTGAGCCCCTGAAACGGGAACTTTTTACGTTTGTTGAGTGCGCACGGGACAAAAAGCCGTTCCCGATCACGCCGGAACAGGCCATAGATAACCTGCGGATGTGCGAGACCATCCTTGCAGGACTGAAGGTGAACTGA
- a CDS encoding nucleotide sugar dehydrogenase: MLSDLIRKRGPIKKIGVIGMGYVGIPAAALFADAPVFDRVYGFQRDSPTSGYKIAMLNRGESPLKGEEPGLEELLSKVVTAGKFFCTSDFSKIKELDAVTLSIQTPFLNKEDLLPDFSALKEGIRNVGKYLSPGMLVVLESTITPGTTAGLAREILEQESGLKAGVDFALAHAPERVMVGRLLRNIREHDRIVGGIDDVSTARAAELYSPVLTVGKVIPMSSTAAEVTKTAENTFRDLQIAAINELALYCEAMGINVYDVRTGVDSLKGEGITRAMLWPGAGVGGHCLTKDTYHLERGVQMLGPDLLDYPQGEPSLFVLARRINDFMPTHMFRLTMDGLKRAGVPPKDAKIALLGWAFLANSDDTRNTPAEPYRDLLVREGAHVSIHDPYVAEYPGLTFEPFVEDAVRGADAIVIFAGHNLYRGLDVPYLRNLTGKKHPVIVDGRNLVDADACIKAGFIYKGIGRGDRNSHPLVE; this comes from the coding sequence ATGCTGTCGGATTTGATCAGGAAACGCGGGCCGATCAAGAAGATCGGTGTTATTGGCATGGGATATGTCGGGATACCGGCAGCAGCCCTGTTTGCGGATGCACCGGTCTTCGACCGGGTGTACGGGTTCCAGAGGGATTCCCCGACTTCGGGCTACAAGATCGCGATGCTGAACCGGGGCGAGAGCCCGCTCAAGGGCGAGGAACCGGGCCTTGAGGAGCTCCTGTCGAAGGTGGTTACTGCCGGGAAGTTCTTCTGTACCTCAGACTTCTCGAAGATCAAGGAACTGGACGCTGTTACGCTTTCTATCCAGACACCTTTCCTGAACAAGGAAGATCTCCTGCCGGATTTCTCTGCCCTCAAGGAGGGTATCCGGAACGTGGGGAAATATCTCTCGCCAGGCATGCTCGTTGTGCTGGAATCGACCATCACGCCCGGGACAACCGCCGGCCTTGCCCGGGAGATTCTTGAGCAGGAATCCGGCCTGAAGGCCGGTGTCGATTTTGCGCTTGCCCATGCCCCCGAGCGGGTGATGGTGGGCCGGCTGCTCCGGAATATCCGCGAGCATGACCGGATTGTCGGGGGCATCGATGACGTGAGCACGGCACGGGCGGCCGAGCTCTACTCTCCGGTCCTCACGGTCGGGAAAGTCATTCCCATGTCCTCGACCGCAGCCGAGGTGACGAAGACCGCCGAGAACACATTCCGGGACCTCCAGATCGCGGCTATCAACGAACTGGCACTCTACTGCGAAGCAATGGGGATCAATGTCTATGATGTCCGGACCGGTGTGGACAGCCTCAAGGGAGAGGGAATCACCCGGGCCATGCTCTGGCCGGGAGCCGGTGTGGGCGGCCACTGCCTGACGAAAGATACCTATCATCTCGAACGCGGGGTGCAGATGCTGGGCCCCGATCTGCTCGATTACCCGCAGGGAGAGCCATCGCTTTTCGTTCTTGCCCGCCGGATCAACGACTTCATGCCCACCCATATGTTCCGGCTCACCATGGATGGACTGAAACGTGCAGGCGTGCCCCCGAAGGATGCGAAGATCGCGCTCCTGGGCTGGGCGTTCCTGGCCAACTCTGACGATACACGGAACACTCCAGCCGAGCCGTACCGCGACCTCCTTGTCCGGGAAGGGGCCCATGTCAGCATCCATGACCCATACGTTGCGGAATATCCCGGCCTGACATTCGAGCCGTTCGTGGAAGATGCAGTCCGCGGTGCCGATGCCATTGTCATCTTCGCGGGCCACAACCTTTACCGTGGCCTGGATGTCCCGTATCTCCGGAATCTTACCGGAAAGAAACACCCGGTTATTGTCGACGGGCGCAACCTGGTTGACGCGGATGCCTGTATCAAGGCCGGGTTCATCTACAAGGGCATTGGCCGGGGCGACAGGAACTCGCATCCCTTGGTGGAATAA
- a CDS encoding S-layer protein, which translates to MVHPDRQRKIQLLFILCMAAGFCILPCQAGTRYISGGPDLYVSLDSTNQLVPGTTTELPVIIENKGKNTMELYNAFTLQPDYLPSTAKFATVTLLSGDAPVRVKSNPQIVGDIASGALVPATFVVEIPQDAKAGTYTMQAIVSYQYVPQAEQETTADITYYFKDAKTTRAVPVVIRPMVVLSVDEVQSHNLPAGGEGYITFTIRNTGQDTGNRTSVYLVPEGASPVVPYSNGIYVGSLPPNASAPATFKVAISSNADAAQIYPVSLYAVYRDYEGNTVSSPQVSTGVKFSRKVTFKTTSAPSVITPGKTGIVSVTYQNTGNSTVHNAQARISVIDPFSSDDDTAYLGELKPGQSAVALFSVKTDAGATIKKYSVASEIQYTDSANNAFISDNIPVLVDVQPSYGMIPFIALVIILVLAGGAYLWFRNKRAAEQK; encoded by the coding sequence ATGGTGCACCCGGATCGGCAACGAAAGATTCAGCTCTTGTTCATTCTCTGTATGGCTGCAGGGTTCTGTATTCTTCCCTGCCAGGCCGGAACCCGGTACATTTCCGGCGGCCCTGACCTGTACGTCTCTCTGGATTCCACGAACCAGCTGGTCCCGGGAACAACCACGGAGCTGCCTGTTATCATTGAGAACAAGGGCAAGAACACGATGGAATTGTATAATGCCTTCACCCTCCAGCCGGATTACCTCCCGTCAACTGCGAAATTCGCAACCGTTACACTTCTTTCGGGGGATGCACCCGTCCGGGTGAAATCCAATCCGCAGATCGTCGGGGATATCGCATCCGGGGCTCTTGTTCCGGCAACATTCGTTGTCGAGATCCCGCAGGATGCCAAAGCCGGCACCTATACCATGCAGGCGATCGTCTCCTACCAGTACGTTCCGCAGGCCGAACAGGAGACCACTGCCGATATCACCTACTATTTCAAGGATGCCAAAACCACCCGCGCCGTCCCTGTCGTGATCCGGCCTATGGTCGTCCTTTCCGTGGACGAGGTCCAGAGCCACAATCTCCCTGCCGGTGGTGAAGGCTATATCACGTTCACCATCCGGAACACCGGCCAGGACACGGGCAACCGGACCTCCGTTTATCTTGTGCCCGAGGGTGCAAGCCCGGTTGTTCCCTACAGCAACGGGATCTATGTGGGATCCCTTCCCCCCAATGCAAGCGCCCCGGCTACTTTCAAGGTTGCCATCTCGTCCAACGCCGATGCAGCCCAGATCTATCCGGTCTCCCTGTATGCCGTGTACCGCGATTATGAAGGCAATACTGTCAGTTCCCCCCAGGTAAGCACGGGCGTGAAATTTTCCCGGAAGGTGACCTTTAAAACAACGAGCGCTCCGTCCGTGATCACCCCGGGAAAGACCGGTATCGTCAGCGTTACGTACCAGAATACCGGAAATTCAACAGTGCATAATGCCCAGGCCCGCATCAGTGTCATCGACCCGTTCTCAAGCGATGACGATACCGCATATCTCGGCGAGCTCAAACCCGGCCAGTCCGCAGTTGCATTGTTCAGCGTCAAGACCGATGCCGGGGCAACCATCAAGAAATACTCCGTAGCATCCGAGATCCAGTATACCGATTCCGCGAATAATGCCTTCATCTCCGACAATATCCCGGTTCTCGTCGACGTGCAGCCCTCGTATGGGATGATCCCGTTCATCGCACTTGTTATCATCCTTGTTCTGGCCGGCGGGGCATACCTCTGGTTCCGGAACAAGAGAGCAGCAGAGCAGAAGTGA
- a CDS encoding hydrophobe/amphiphile efflux-3 (HAE3) family transporter, whose translation MSVEGMYGGVAAVVNRYPKAILAIMVILAIIAIGFMTMIPSQTESDAFMDKQSPSGVVYNLYNNRYGQDTYILLIKAPDQTDPELLNRILLLEKQIGRISQVSSTASVADIVAANHGGTIPATREEVKQIIAGLPAATKKEFVPDKETALAYVFINQGVSTDASQNIEPFVVSTINQATLPPGVSVELTGNTPYNIQLQDAMLANFSVLIIASMAFMLIVLALLYSKIRFWILPIVLLTFGLFYTFGIMGILGIPANDGAVAAFPILLGLGIDYAVQFHSRFDDEIRQCGAAAALTETITKTGPAVLIALGATSLGFVAMYITPIPMIQTFATVSILGIVCCYLTSLFGFGAFVLLLNYTPKPPGKSITERLATVYDTTLSRVAGRVIRIAAPVVLVAIVIASAGIVLDKSIPVDASEKSLGPADLPAQLVADEVQSVGASFTPLPLYLRGVNTKSVEGVRWTDRLCTELSQNYRQISGISSVSTLVKSYNNGVIPANQVELDRVLAAIPPDQLALYQLDSTTSIITISTISMGINEQRALSDNIVKDIAWLEPPPGAEIVPTGDFTLYTILTDQIVLNKDRMTFFGFVLIFIFLVLIYRQGVALTPLVPLICVIGWNPLAMIALGQNYSIMTAVLGSMTIGVGSEYTILVMERYLEERKKTGDRAGAIREAVRKIGSAVSVSGLVTAAGFSALMLSTFPVLSGFGLATVIVVVFSLIGAIVIMPATLALAGGRDKTESSS comes from the coding sequence GTGAGCGTCGAAGGTATGTATGGCGGGGTTGCGGCGGTTGTGAACCGCTACCCCAAAGCGATTCTTGCCATAATGGTAATTCTCGCGATAATTGCCATCGGCTTCATGACGATGATCCCCTCCCAGACGGAATCCGACGCCTTCATGGACAAGCAGTCCCCCTCCGGGGTTGTGTACAACCTGTACAACAACCGCTATGGCCAGGATACCTACATCCTCCTGATCAAGGCCCCCGACCAGACCGATCCCGAGCTCCTGAACCGCATCCTTCTTTTGGAAAAGCAGATCGGGCGCATAAGCCAGGTCAGTTCAACTGCCTCGGTCGCCGATATCGTTGCAGCAAATCATGGCGGGACAATCCCCGCAACCCGGGAAGAGGTCAAACAGATCATCGCAGGCCTGCCCGCAGCTACGAAAAAAGAGTTCGTGCCGGACAAGGAGACTGCACTTGCGTACGTTTTCATCAACCAGGGCGTTTCAACCGATGCATCGCAGAACATCGAGCCGTTTGTCGTGAGCACCATCAATCAGGCCACCCTGCCACCGGGCGTCTCGGTCGAGCTGACCGGCAACACCCCCTATAATATCCAGCTGCAGGATGCCATGCTTGCAAACTTCAGCGTCCTGATCATTGCATCCATGGCGTTCATGCTCATCGTGCTCGCACTCCTGTATTCGAAGATCCGGTTCTGGATCCTGCCCATTGTCCTGCTCACGTTCGGCCTCTTCTACACGTTCGGCATCATGGGGATCCTGGGTATACCGGCAAACGACGGGGCCGTTGCCGCATTCCCGATCCTCCTGGGTCTCGGGATAGATTACGCGGTCCAGTTTCATTCACGGTTCGACGATGAGATCCGGCAGTGCGGTGCTGCCGCTGCCCTCACTGAGACGATTACCAAGACGGGGCCTGCCGTGCTCATCGCGCTCGGGGCAACGTCCCTTGGATTCGTTGCCATGTACATCACCCCGATCCCGATGATCCAGACCTTTGCAACGGTATCGATCCTCGGCATTGTCTGCTGCTACCTCACCTCCCTCTTCGGCTTCGGGGCATTTGTCCTGCTGCTCAACTACACGCCAAAACCCCCCGGGAAATCCATCACCGAACGGCTTGCCACCGTGTACGACACGACCCTCTCCAGGGTGGCCGGACGGGTGATCAGGATAGCAGCCCCGGTCGTGCTCGTTGCAATCGTCATCGCATCGGCAGGCATCGTCCTGGACAAGAGCATTCCCGTGGATGCTTCCGAAAAATCCCTTGGTCCTGCAGATCTCCCGGCCCAGCTGGTGGCCGACGAAGTCCAGTCCGTGGGGGCATCGTTCACCCCCCTCCCGCTCTATCTGCGGGGTGTCAATACGAAATCGGTCGAGGGAGTCCGGTGGACCGACCGGCTCTGCACGGAGCTGTCGCAGAATTACCGCCAGATCTCGGGGATCTCCAGTGTCTCGACCCTGGTTAAGTCCTACAACAACGGGGTAATTCCTGCCAACCAGGTCGAGCTCGACCGGGTTCTCGCCGCAATCCCCCCGGACCAGCTCGCGCTGTACCAGCTGGACAGCACGACATCGATCATCACCATCAGCACCATCTCTATGGGCATCAACGAGCAGCGGGCGCTCTCGGACAATATCGTGAAGGATATCGCCTGGCTCGAACCCCCGCCGGGGGCAGAGATCGTCCCGACCGGGGACTTCACGCTGTACACGATCCTGACCGACCAGATCGTGCTCAACAAGGACCGGATGACCTTCTTCGGGTTTGTCCTGATCTTCATCTTCCTTGTCCTGATCTACCGCCAGGGTGTTGCGCTGACCCCGCTGGTGCCGCTCATCTGCGTAATCGGGTGGAACCCGCTTGCCATGATAGCGCTCGGGCAGAACTACAGCATCATGACGGCCGTCCTCGGATCCATGACGATCGGTGTAGGATCGGAATACACCATCCTTGTCATGGAGCGGTACCTGGAAGAGCGTAAGAAGACCGGGGATCGGGCCGGAGCAATCCGGGAGGCGGTCCGGAAGATCGGCTCGGCAGTCTCGGTGTCAGGCCTGGTCACCGCCGCGGGATTCTCGGCACTGATGCTCTCGACATTTCCGGTGCTCTCGGGATTCGGCCTTGCAACGGTGATAGTTGTCGTCTTCTCGCTCATCGGGGCGATCGTCATCATGCCGGCAACGCTGGCACTTGCGGGCGGCAGGGATAAAACAGAATCTTCTTCATAA
- a CDS encoding amino acid permease: MLQKTNAEGIPVNMMILQAVFFTFWVGVYAVLPGGVNSSYWILLALTTIVYIVMYFFMYAAAIRLRYSHPEVPRSFVIPGGKAGMWLVAGWGFAAMVFLFLLALLPPSQIAITSFSPVSYVLFMIIGVLAVVAVPLIIYRLRKPGWKPAENGGETPRSDSYGRHSCI; encoded by the coding sequence GTGCTGCAGAAGACCAATGCCGAGGGCATACCGGTCAACATGATGATCCTCCAGGCGGTCTTCTTCACGTTCTGGGTGGGAGTCTACGCAGTCCTCCCCGGGGGAGTCAACAGCTCGTACTGGATCCTCCTGGCACTGACCACGATCGTGTATATCGTGATGTATTTCTTCATGTATGCCGCAGCGATCCGGCTCAGGTACAGTCACCCCGAAGTGCCCCGGTCGTTTGTCATCCCCGGCGGGAAAGCGGGGATGTGGCTTGTTGCGGGCTGGGGTTTTGCCGCCATGGTCTTCCTCTTCCTCCTTGCCCTGCTACCGCCAAGCCAGATTGCCATCACCAGCTTCTCACCCGTAAGCTACGTGCTCTTCATGATCATCGGCGTGCTTGCCGTTGTGGCCGTCCCGCTGATCATCTACCGGTTGAGAAAACCCGGCTGGAAACCGGCAGAGAACGGAGGAGAGACCCCCCGGTCTGATTCGTACGGCCGGCATTCCTGTATCTGA
- a CDS encoding amino acid permease produces MGDDRRSAFRMGLAVFTLLTLAALFNIRKYPNMAETQWQLIAFCLLAIILYLIPASLVSAELATGWPQTGGVYVWVKEAFGQHWGFVAVWLQWFQMTIGFVAALTFIAATFAYVFIPQVADNKLYQFLISVIIWWGMTVLNFRGLKTYTRISWSFLVIGMLIPAALLIAGGIRYIALGNPVQFTLQPTLHDLMPDFSNMSSIVLLLTFVFLFIGIEMTAAHANNIKNVKRNYPLAILIAGLVMAVVSIAGSLVVALLVPAGNLDILTGIMQAFGILFAGYPWLLPLIALLIVLGSIGEASTWILGPVRAWPRLRATATCRPCCRRPMPRAYRST; encoded by the coding sequence ATGGGCGATGACAGGAGATCGGCCTTCAGGATGGGGCTTGCGGTATTCACGCTGCTGACCCTTGCCGCCCTCTTCAATATCCGCAAATACCCCAACATGGCGGAGACCCAGTGGCAGCTGATAGCTTTTTGCCTGCTTGCCATCATTCTCTACCTCATCCCGGCCTCGCTCGTCTCGGCCGAGCTGGCAACCGGGTGGCCGCAGACCGGCGGGGTCTATGTCTGGGTCAAGGAGGCCTTTGGCCAGCACTGGGGATTTGTCGCGGTCTGGCTCCAGTGGTTCCAGATGACGATCGGTTTTGTTGCTGCCCTGACGTTCATTGCAGCCACGTTTGCGTACGTCTTCATTCCGCAGGTTGCCGACAACAAGCTCTACCAGTTCCTGATAAGTGTCATCATCTGGTGGGGCATGACGGTTTTGAATTTCCGGGGGCTCAAGACCTACACCCGGATCAGCTGGTCGTTCCTTGTCATCGGCATGCTGATCCCGGCAGCTCTCCTGATCGCAGGAGGCATCCGGTACATTGCGCTCGGAAATCCCGTCCAGTTCACCCTGCAGCCGACACTGCACGACCTGATGCCGGATTTCTCCAACATGAGCAGCATCGTCCTCCTGCTGACCTTTGTCTTTCTCTTTATCGGGATTGAGATGACCGCCGCACATGCGAACAATATCAAAAATGTCAAAAGGAATTATCCCCTGGCAATCCTGATAGCAGGCCTGGTGATGGCCGTCGTGAGTATCGCAGGATCGCTCGTTGTCGCGCTCCTGGTGCCTGCCGGGAACCTGGACATCCTCACCGGCATCATGCAGGCATTCGGGATCCTCTTTGCAGGGTACCCGTGGCTCCTCCCCCTCATCGCCCTCCTGATCGTGCTTGGCTCCATAGGGGAGGCCTCGACCTGGATCCTTGGCCCGGTGAGGGCCTGGCCTCGACTGCGAGCGACGGCAACCTGCCGCCCGTGCTGCAGAAGACCAATGCCGAGGGCATACCGGTCAACATGA
- a CDS encoding pyridoxal-dependent decarboxylase, translating to MVEKTKKAVKKAAGSSTAKAEDVEVKALFLGPRSENRDYFKNMLTFLMDEHLHWRRDFHPEDPNVTSAVEMRSEHFQATLDRTSEVLLDLSAKLKEDSMPWFSARYLGHMNSDTLMVANLAYMATILYNPNNCAYEASPVTTVLEIEAGKDMATMLGLDPKTSWGHITTDGTIANYEGLWMARNIKSFPLAVKKVKPELVKGMDDWQLQNMPTGKILDLVDRVRKAGCFDAVRNETVRGTGVGKGTLGVVLVPQSKHYSWVKGADVLGIGNKNLIEIQVNNNFHMDLDVLKKTIDEHVAKKIPIIAVVAVVGTTEEGSVDEIARIVKLRADYEKKGISFYFHIDAAYGGYSRALYLDENSRFMEYDELRKRLKSDKIFIHDHTYPSRLTYDSYKAMGQADSITIDPHKMGYVPYAAGGIAVKDRRILDLISYFAAYVFESGENAPTLLGSYIMEGSKAGATAAAVWASHRVIPLNITGYGQIIGRSIEGAQMFTRALQKTKSLKVKGREFIVEPLVETPDFNIVCMAFNEKGNTNLDRMNELNEAIYNESSYISGPVYKNDWITSKTALSDEDYGVAPKAFVRRLGIPEKEWNRVKSVYVLRICVLNPFISHSEHIPVAWENYLEIMKKKIEQAIENEK from the coding sequence ATGGTCGAGAAAACAAAAAAAGCAGTAAAAAAGGCCGCTGGCAGCAGCACGGCAAAGGCAGAGGATGTTGAAGTAAAAGCCCTCTTCCTCGGGCCCCGGTCGGAGAACCGGGACTATTTCAAGAACATGCTCACGTTCCTCATGGACGAGCACCTCCACTGGAGACGGGACTTCCACCCCGAAGACCCCAACGTGACTTCGGCTGTCGAGATGCGCAGCGAGCACTTCCAGGCAACCCTTGACCGGACCTCGGAAGTTCTCCTGGATCTCTCCGCAAAACTCAAGGAGGATTCCATGCCCTGGTTCTCGGCCCGGTACCTCGGGCACATGAACAGCGACACTCTCATGGTCGCAAATCTGGCGTACATGGCCACCATCCTCTACAACCCGAACAACTGTGCCTATGAAGCCTCGCCCGTGACCACGGTCCTTGAGATCGAGGCGGGAAAGGACATGGCAACCATGCTCGGGCTCGACCCGAAGACGTCCTGGGGCCATATCACCACCGATGGCACGATTGCCAACTATGAGGGACTCTGGATGGCCCGGAACATCAAGTCCTTCCCCCTTGCGGTAAAGAAGGTAAAACCCGAACTGGTCAAGGGGATGGACGACTGGCAGCTCCAGAACATGCCCACGGGAAAAATACTCGATCTCGTGGACAGGGTGAGAAAAGCCGGTTGTTTCGATGCGGTCAGGAACGAGACCGTCCGGGGCACCGGGGTCGGAAAGGGAACGCTCGGGGTTGTCCTGGTTCCCCAGTCCAAACACTACTCCTGGGTCAAGGGAGCCGATGTTCTCGGGATCGGGAACAAGAACCTGATCGAGATCCAGGTGAACAACAACTTCCACATGGACCTGGACGTGCTGAAAAAGACTATCGATGAGCATGTTGCAAAGAAGATCCCGATCATCGCCGTTGTGGCGGTCGTGGGAACAACCGAAGAGGGATCGGTGGATGAGATCGCCCGGATCGTGAAACTCCGGGCTGACTACGAGAAGAAAGGGATCTCCTTCTACTTCCATATCGATGCGGCGTATGGCGGCTATTCCCGGGCGCTCTACCTGGACGAGAACAGCCGGTTCATGGAATACGATGAGCTCAGGAAGCGCCTGAAATCCGACAAGATATTCATCCACGACCACACGTATCCCAGCAGGCTTACCTATGATTCCTACAAGGCGATGGGCCAGGCCGATTCGATCACGATCGATCCCCACAAGATGGGTTATGTCCCGTATGCAGCCGGGGGCATTGCAGTTAAGGACCGGCGCATCCTCGACCTGATCTCCTACTTTGCTGCCTATGTCTTCGAATCCGGCGAGAACGCCCCCACACTCCTGGGGAGTTACATCATGGAAGGCTCGAAAGCCGGTGCAACCGCTGCGGCGGTCTGGGCCAGCCACCGGGTCATTCCCTTAAATATCACCGGCTACGGCCAGATCATTGGCCGGTCCATCGAAGGGGCCCAGATGTTCACCCGGGCTCTCCAGAAGACCAAGAGCCTCAAGGTCAAGGGTAGGGAGTTCATTGTCGAGCCGCTTGTCGAAACCCCGGACTTCAATATCGTCTGCATGGCCTTCAACGAGAAAGGCAATACAAATCTCGACAGGATGAACGAGCTCAACGAGGCCATCTACAATGAGTCCTCCTATATCAGCGGCCCGGTGTACAAGAATGACTGGATCACCTCGAAGACGGCATTGAGCGATGAGGATTACGGCGTTGCCCCCAAGGCCTTTGTCAGGCGCCTCGGGATTCCGGAGAAGGAATGGAACCGGGTCAAATCGGTGTACGTCCTGCGGATCTGTGTCCTCAACCCGTTCATCTCCCATTCGGAGCATATCCCGGTTGCATGGGAGAACTACCTTGAGATCATGAAGAAGAAGATCGAACAGGCAATAGAGAACGAGAAGTAA